From Bacteroidota bacterium, one genomic window encodes:
- a CDS encoding ammonium transporter, whose protein sequence is MFNTGTTAFMIVATALVMLMTPGLAFFYGGLSGKKNLVGVMFQSFVALGVTTIMWYICGYSLCFSGAHFNPNDLGDTKFIPTDLLGGFIGNLNKCFLNNVGPGTPFPGNKDIPEFVFIAYQLMFAIITPALITGAFKKRVTFKAYLIFLVLWQLFVYYPFAHMIWGNGILAQHGVLDFAGGIVVHATAGFGALAAVFYVGKRRNTTTVANSIPLIAIGTGLLWFGWFGFNAGSELNVDSVTGLAFLNTHCAAAVAGMTWLFIDWYREKKPKFVAFMTGAVAGLATITPASGFVSLKAAMIIGFAAGLICYCAVMLKTKKKWDDALDVWGVHGVGGAIGTIMLGLFANKIMNGSIYVKDGNGLVLKNSVGWLVQGGNSHFFLKQVAAVGGACVYAFVFTYAVLFLINLVVRVKATPQEEDAGLDISLHGEKAYDDGAY, encoded by the coding sequence ATGTTCAACACCGGTACAACAGCATTCATGATCGTTGCTACAGCGCTTGTAATGCTCATGACACCAGGATTAGCATTTTTCTACGGAGGACTTTCCGGTAAGAAAAACCTGGTCGGCGTAATGTTCCAGAGTTTTGTCGCTCTTGGCGTCACCACCATCATGTGGTACATCTGCGGGTATTCACTTTGTTTCAGCGGAGCGCATTTTAATCCGAATGATCTTGGCGATACAAAATTTATTCCTACCGATCTGCTCGGAGGTTTCATTGGTAATCTGAATAAATGTTTTCTGAACAACGTCGGGCCCGGAACTCCTTTCCCCGGAAATAAAGATATTCCTGAATTTGTTTTCATCGCATACCAGTTGATGTTTGCGATCATCACACCTGCGCTTATCACCGGCGCATTTAAAAAACGTGTTACGTTCAAAGCATATTTAATTTTTCTTGTGTTGTGGCAGTTGTTCGTTTACTATCCCTTTGCGCACATGATCTGGGGCAACGGAATTCTTGCGCAGCATGGCGTTCTTGATTTCGCCGGCGGAATTGTAGTGCATGCAACAGCGGGATTCGGCGCACTCGCTGCTGTTTTTTACGTTGGCAAAAGAAGAAATACAACAACCGTTGCAAACAGTATTCCTCTTATCGCGATCGGCACAGGTTTACTCTGGTTCGGTTGGTTTGGTTTCAACGCAGGAAGCGAATTGAATGTTGATTCAGTTACAGGCCTCGCATTCCTGAACACACATTGTGCTGCAGCCGTTGCGGGAATGACGTGGTTGTTCATCGATTGGTACCGCGAGAAAAAACCGAAGTTCGTTGCATTCATGACAGGGGCTGTTGCCGGATTGGCAACGATCACTCCCGCATCCGGATTTGTTTCTTTAAAAGCAGCAATGATCATCGGGTTCGCAGCAGGACTTATTTGCTATTGCGCAGTGATGCTGAAAACAAAAAAGAAATGGGACGATGCGCTCGATGTGTGGGGCGTGCATGGAGTAGGTGGTGCGATCGGAACAATTATGCTCGGACTTTTTGCAAATAAAATTATGAATGGAAGTATCTACGTTAAAGACGGCAATGGTCTTGTTCTGAAAAATTCTGTCGGCTGGTTAGTGCAAGGCGGCAATTCTCATTTCTTCCTTAAACAAGTTGCAGCAGTTGGAGGCGCGTGCGTGTATGCGTTCGTGTTCACCTACGCGGTACTTTTCCTGATCAATCTCGTGGTGCGTGTGAAAGCAACGCCGCAGGAAGAAGATGCAGGACTCGATATTTCGCTGCACGGAGAGAAAGCGTATGATGATGGAGCGTATTGA
- a CDS encoding outer membrane beta-barrel protein codes for MIVHLHFRKNYFILLFISLLLFSFNLSAQLSVTDTVAKTEPAIKVSGYVDAYYAYYTDSVGDNKDQQFPSISPRSKTFGLNTAMITAQYDGEKTRGIVSLHFGDIARSAWSPVFNPIMEAHAGIRLCSKLWIDAGFFRTHFGTEGLLPKENICSSVSVNTFYEPYYESGVRLNYNPCEKLALYFYALNGYNMYEDNNHKKSFGMLANYTMADDKGSFGYSNYIGDDSPTGDTISHLRIHQNLFFNYQYKKMKIQVGGDFCYQKNSFSYISKKPGMMGSGVMSFKYQCCKSSSVYTRGEIFQDPSGFMSTRFIDWEGNVTGYKLWGTTVGVEYKPTENSYLRAEVREISMDQWQKIFYTNGKDVSTRTELLINMGISF; via the coding sequence ATGATTGTACATCTGCATTTCAGGAAAAATTACTTCATCCTGCTTTTTATTTCTTTACTATTATTCAGTTTCAATTTATCCGCGCAGCTTTCGGTAACAGATACCGTTGCTAAAACAGAACCTGCCATCAAAGTGAGCGGATACGTGGATGCCTACTATGCGTATTACACCGATTCGGTGGGTGATAATAAGGATCAGCAATTTCCTTCCATTTCTCCGCGCAGCAAAACATTCGGATTGAACACAGCTATGATAACCGCGCAATACGACGGAGAAAAAACAAGAGGAATTGTTTCTCTCCATTTCGGAGATATTGCCCGCAGTGCCTGGTCACCTGTTTTCAATCCCATTATGGAGGCGCACGCCGGGATACGCCTCTGCAGCAAACTCTGGATCGATGCCGGATTTTTCAGAACGCATTTCGGAACAGAAGGTTTATTGCCGAAAGAAAATATCTGCAGCTCTGTTTCTGTGAATACTTTTTATGAACCGTATTATGAAAGCGGTGTTCGTTTGAATTATAATCCCTGCGAAAAACTTGCACTTTATTTTTATGCGTTGAATGGTTACAACATGTATGAAGACAATAACCATAAAAAATCTTTTGGCATGCTCGCGAATTACACTATGGCGGATGATAAAGGAAGTTTCGGTTACAGTAACTACATCGGCGACGATTCTCCAACGGGCGATACGATCTCTCATTTGCGCATTCACCAGAATTTATTTTTCAATTATCAATACAAAAAAATGAAAATTCAGGTTGGCGGAGATTTCTGTTACCAGAAAAATTCATTCTCTTATATTTCAAAAAAACCGGGTATGATGGGAAGCGGTGTTATGAGTTTTAAATACCAATGCTGCAAATCAAGTTCTGTTTATACACGCGGAGAAATTTTCCAGGATCCGAGTGGCTTCATGTCAACACGTTTTATTGACTGGGAAGGGAATGTTACAGGATATAAATTATGGGGAACTACAGTGGGCGTCGAATACAAACCCACGGAGAATTCTTACCTCCGCGCCGAAGTAAGAGAGATCTCTATGGATCAATGGCAGAAAATATTCTACACGAACGGGAAAGATGTTTCCACGCGCACAGAACTATTAATTAACATGGGAATTTCATTTTAA
- a CDS encoding ribulose-phosphate 3-epimerase → MSLLVAPSILSADFGHLADDINFINESKADWFHVDVMDGVFVPNISFGFPVMKTLQKNAKKPLDVHLMIVNPDNYIDEFAKCGTFNLTVHFEACTHIHRTIQKIKSLGMKAGVAVNPHTSVMLLDDILPELDLVLVMSVNPGFGGQKFIPQTIEKVKKLRNMIDSKKLSATIEVDGGVDPSNARALENAGANVVVAGNAVFGMKDRNEAIKLIKG, encoded by the coding sequence ATGTCTCTCCTCGTAGCTCCCTCCATTCTCTCTGCCGATTTCGGACATCTTGCTGATGATATTAATTTCATCAATGAAAGTAAAGCCGACTGGTTTCATGTGGATGTGATGGATGGCGTTTTTGTGCCGAATATTTCTTTTGGTTTCCCGGTGATGAAAACGCTGCAGAAAAATGCGAAGAAACCGCTCGACGTTCACCTGATGATCGTGAACCCGGATAATTACATTGACGAATTTGCAAAATGCGGAACGTTCAATCTTACGGTTCACTTCGAAGCATGCACGCACATTCACCGCACTATCCAGAAAATAAAATCGCTCGGCATGAAAGCGGGCGTTGCCGTTAATCCGCATACGAGTGTAATGCTGCTCGATGATATTCTTCCCGAACTTGATCTTGTTTTGGTGATGAGTGTGAATCCGGGATTCGGCGGACAGAAATTTATTCCGCAAACTATTGAGAAAGTAAAAAAACTCCGCAACATGATCGATTCAAAAAAACTTTCTGCGACGATCGAAGTGGATGGTGGCGTGGATCCTTCGAATGCGCGCGCGCTGGAGAACGCGGGGGCGAACGTGGTAGTGGCGGGCAATGCGGTGTTCGGCATGAAAGACAGGAATGAAGCGATCAAATTGATCAAGGGATAA
- a CDS encoding sulfatase-like hydrolase/transferase: MKIYFGKKLPLLLLRHFIFWMFLFELMRMIFLLWNKEELAGIPFSKFITVFYHGFYVDTAMASYFIIPAFLFLSTSMFLQKEWPLKVNQYFSIAIIVICFIISFSELPIYDEWHTKLNYKAIWFMRDPKEVFHTASWTQLLLGIFTITLFTWLLWRMFKRVTHHKTIPDRSPWWSAPVYFLVSAFLIFYGIRGGFQQIPVQVSDAYFTNNNFLNLTSVNSAFNLFSSCIENAHAGEPYKFMNDAEMKKNFSEMNAVEKDTTIHVLTMERPNVVMVVLEGWSADAIKDCGGYDSITPYFHEMENDGILFTNLYASGSLSDQGMAAIFSAFPSQPKTSIITQPTKYNHLPCINKEFEKAGYHTSYMFGGQLSYGNIRAYMYFNDFENILEDKDFDPSLPRCRLGVADQYLFSRQIQELQNEPQPFFAGMFTLSTHAPFDFPGDEKLHWGGKEKGYINSILYSDDCIKNFIATAKKYPWYKNTLFIFVSDHSHNSPKNWAFNQPEYRHMPLLFFGDVIKPEFRGMKYDSVASQTDLASTLLHQLNMNADAFHYSKNLFNPYTPHYAYYAFDEGFGLVKQNEFLVWDVNGRTEYEHYLSAADHDVMLKQGKTFLQFLTEEYFNF, encoded by the coding sequence ATGAAAATATATTTCGGAAAAAAACTTCCCCTTCTTTTACTTCGACATTTCATTTTCTGGATGTTTCTCTTCGAATTGATGCGGATGATCTTCCTGCTGTGGAATAAAGAAGAGCTCGCCGGAATTCCTTTTTCAAAATTCATCACTGTTTTCTATCACGGATTTTATGTGGACACGGCGATGGCTTCCTATTTTATTATTCCTGCTTTTCTTTTTCTCAGCACATCGATGTTCCTGCAAAAAGAATGGCCACTGAAAGTGAATCAATATTTTTCAATTGCCATCATTGTCATTTGTTTTATCATTTCATTTTCCGAATTGCCGATCTACGATGAGTGGCACACGAAGCTCAATTATAAAGCGATCTGGTTCATGCGCGATCCGAAAGAAGTTTTTCATACGGCTTCATGGACGCAATTATTGCTTGGAATTTTTACGATCACACTTTTCACATGGCTGCTCTGGAGAATGTTCAAACGTGTAACGCATCACAAAACAATTCCTGACCGATCTCCCTGGTGGAGTGCGCCTGTTTATTTTCTTGTTTCTGCATTTCTCATTTTCTACGGCATTCGCGGCGGATTCCAGCAGATACCGGTGCAGGTGAGTGATGCGTATTTTACCAATAATAATTTTCTGAATCTTACTTCGGTGAATTCTGCTTTCAATCTTTTCAGCAGCTGCATCGAGAATGCACACGCGGGTGAACCTTATAAATTCATGAATGATGCGGAGATGAAAAAGAATTTTTCTGAAATGAATGCGGTAGAAAAAGATACAACGATTCATGTGCTCACGATGGAACGTCCGAATGTGGTAATGGTGGTGCTCGAAGGATGGTCGGCTGATGCGATCAAAGATTGCGGAGGTTATGACAGTATTACTCCTTATTTCCATGAAATGGAAAACGATGGAATTCTTTTTACAAATCTTTATGCAAGCGGAAGTTTATCGGACCAGGGAATGGCTGCAATTTTTTCTGCGTTTCCTTCACAACCGAAAACTTCCATCATCACGCAGCCCACGAAGTACAATCATCTTCCGTGCATCAACAAGGAATTCGAAAAAGCAGGTTATCATACTTCATATATGTTCGGCGGGCAATTGAGTTACGGGAACATACGTGCGTATATGTACTTCAATGATTTCGAAAATATTCTTGAAGACAAAGATTTCGATCCTTCTCTTCCACGCTGCCGGCTGGGTGTAGCCGATCAATATCTTTTTTCGCGGCAGATACAGGAATTACAGAATGAACCGCAACCTTTCTTCGCAGGCATGTTCACGCTGAGCACACATGCGCCTTTCGATTTTCCGGGTGATGAAAAATTACATTGGGGCGGAAAAGAAAAAGGATACATCAATTCCATTCTTTATTCCGATGACTGTATAAAAAATTTCATTGCCACTGCGAAAAAATATCCGTGGTACAAAAACACACTTTTCATTTTTGTTTCCGATCATTCGCACAATTCACCGAAAAACTGGGCATTCAATCAACCGGAGTACCGGCACATGCCACTCTTGTTTTTCGGCGATGTGATCAAACCGGAATTCCGCGGAATGAAATACGACAGTGTTGCATCACAAACCGATCTTGCTTCTACGTTGTTGCATCAACTGAATATGAATGCAGATGCATTTCATTACAGCAAAAATCTTTTCAATCCCTACACACCTCATTATGCCTACTATGCTTTTGATGAAGGATTCGGTTTGGTAAAACAGAATGAATTCCTGGTGTGGGATGTGAATGGCAGAACAGAGTACGAACATTACCTTTCTGCTGCCGATCATGATGTGATGCTGAAGCAGGGAAAAACTTTTTTGCAATTCTTAACAGAAGAGTATTTCAACTTCTGA
- a CDS encoding T9SS type A sorting domain-containing protein — translation MKKSLFLFSALVFFSGADLFSQTSVTFSYTGASQTFTVPSCVNAITIDSKGAQGGAGVAANPGGLGARIVGTCNVTPGDVITILVGQRGLSTGNSGGGGGGSFVYDQTTSTLLIASGGGGGGGNSTNGLPGQSGTSGTNGVGGSSSGAGGSGGGGGGGASGYGGAGGGGYCGDGGNCALTYSTGGAGGSGCMNGADGSGSVCNGTKGRSFLNGGAGGTWAASGCAGMGADGGYGGGGATIWGNLNGGGGGGYSGGGGGGYNSSFDGGGGGGSFNSGTSQTNTAGFQSGNGEVIITYSPGVPSPAGSITGSSSVCAGSGGTYFISSVSGATSYTWTVPSGTTINSGQGTVSISITFGSTSGNITVTPGNSCGSGTPSSLAVTVNPSPTVTTTTTGATICTGNPTSITASGATTYSWMPGSLSGTTITVSPSSTTTYTVTGTSSGCSSTATQLITVNPTPTVTTTTTNSAICSGDSTSITASGATAYNWMPGNLSGATVVVTPSSTTSYTVTGTDLGCSSAATQLITVNATPTVTVSAINPTICSGSSTTLIAGGASAYLWMPGNLSGSSVTVTPGATTTFTVTGTNGSCSSTATQLITVNNPPTVNLGNDTTQCGGNILLDAQNPGSTYLWGTSATTQTITVNTSGTYSVVVTDANGCSGNDAVNVTINPIPNLTLSASNMTPCVNDGLVSLTGLPAGGTWTGPGVSGNNFNPTTAGVGPQILTYSYTDSIGCSNSQVFTISVNACTGIAEQNFANGISVFPNPNSGVFTLSVNANVGDVQITITDVQGRIIYSSLESNVTAGFTKQIDLGNVSSGLYLVKLNTANEQHVEQISVQR, via the coding sequence ATGAAAAAATCACTGTTCCTTTTTTCTGCACTTGTATTTTTTTCAGGCGCAGATTTATTTTCACAGACTTCCGTTACGTTCAGCTACACAGGAGCATCACAAACGTTCACCGTTCCTTCGTGCGTGAATGCAATTACTATCGATTCAAAAGGCGCACAAGGCGGCGCAGGCGTCGCTGCTAATCCCGGTGGATTAGGAGCAAGAATAGTTGGAACCTGCAATGTAACTCCCGGTGATGTCATCACAATTTTAGTTGGACAACGCGGACTTTCTACTGGTAATTCCGGTGGCGGCGGCGGCGGATCATTTGTTTATGATCAAACCACATCAACTTTATTGATTGCTTCCGGTGGCGGTGGTGGTGGTGGAAATTCTACCAATGGACTTCCGGGTCAATCCGGAACTTCAGGAACAAATGGAGTTGGAGGATCAAGTAGTGGAGCAGGTGGCAGCGGTGGTGGCGGCGGTGGTGGTGCAAGCGGATATGGTGGCGCCGGTGGTGGAGGATATTGTGGCGATGGTGGAAATTGCGCACTCACATACAGCACGGGTGGAGCAGGAGGAAGTGGTTGTATGAATGGAGCCGATGGAAGTGGTAGTGTTTGCAACGGAACAAAGGGAAGGAGTTTTCTCAATGGTGGTGCTGGTGGAACATGGGCAGCATCAGGATGCGCTGGCATGGGTGCTGATGGTGGTTACGGTGGTGGTGGAGCAACGATCTGGGGAAATTTAAATGGCGGCGGCGGCGGCGGATATTCCGGTGGCGGCGGTGGTGGATACAATTCTTCTTTTGATGGCGGTGGTGGTGGTGGTTCTTTTAATTCCGGAACAAGTCAAACTAATACTGCAGGTTTTCAATCTGGAAATGGGGAAGTGATCATCACTTATTCTCCGGGAGTTCCTTCTCCGGCCGGAAGTATCACAGGTTCTTCTTCTGTTTGTGCAGGATCAGGCGGAACTTATTTTATTTCTTCAGTGAGCGGCGCAACTTCTTACACGTGGACCGTTCCGTCAGGAACAACAATTAATTCAGGACAGGGAACGGTTTCCATTTCAATTACGTTCGGTTCAACTTCTGGAAATATTACGGTGACCCCGGGCAACTCCTGCGGATCAGGTACTCCATCTTCATTGGCAGTTACGGTCAATCCGTCACCTACAGTTACTACAACTACTACCGGTGCAACCATCTGTACCGGAAATCCAACAAGCATTACAGCAAGCGGTGCAACAACCTACTCGTGGATGCCGGGAAGTTTATCCGGAACAACGATCACAGTTTCTCCTTCGTCAACAACAACCTATACCGTTACAGGAACATCATCCGGGTGCAGTAGTACTGCAACACAACTTATCACTGTTAATCCGACGCCGACTGTAACCACCACAACAACTAATTCTGCTATCTGTTCCGGCGATTCAACTTCCATTACCGCGAGCGGGGCAACTGCTTACAACTGGATGCCCGGAAATCTGTCAGGAGCAACTGTTGTGGTCACTCCTTCTTCAACAACCTCGTACACGGTCACAGGAACCGATCTCGGTTGTAGTAGTGCTGCAACACAACTCATCACAGTCAACGCCACACCAACAGTCACTGTTTCGGCCATTAATCCCACAATCTGTTCCGGAAGTTCAACCACGTTGATCGCAGGGGGAGCTAGTGCATACCTGTGGATGCCTGGAAATTTATCCGGATCATCGGTCACCGTTACCCCCGGAGCAACTACAACTTTCACGGTTACCGGGACCAATGGATCATGCAGTAGTACTGCAACACAACTCATCACTGTGAATAATCCGCCAACTGTAAATCTTGGTAATGATACAACCCAATGCGGTGGAAATATTTTGCTCGATGCGCAGAATCCGGGAAGTACTTATTTGTGGGGAACTTCTGCAACTACACAAACTATCACTGTCAATACATCAGGAACTTATTCTGTTGTCGTAACTGATGCAAACGGTTGCTCCGGAAATGATGCGGTGAATGTTACGATCAACCCGATACCGAATCTCACACTCTCGGCTTCCAACATGACACCCTGTGTGAATGACGGACTTGTTTCTCTCACCGGGCTTCCTGCGGGCGGAACGTGGACGGGCCCGGGCGTATCAGGAAATAATTTTAATCCCACAACAGCCGGAGTTGGTCCGCAGATTCTAACTTACAGTTATACCGATTCGATTGGTTGTTCGAATTCACAGGTGTTTACCATAAGTGTGAATGCGTGCACCGGAATAGCGGAGCAGAATTTTGCCAATGGAATTTCTGTTTTTCCGAATCCGAATTCAGGTGTGTTCACACTTTCTGTGAATGCAAATGTGGGCGACGTGCAGATCACGATCACCGATGTGCAGGGAAGAATTATTTATTCTTCATTAGAGAGCAATGTAACGGCCGGATTCACCAAACAGATTGATCTCGGTAATGTTTCATCCGGACTTTACCTGGTGAAGCTGAATACAGCGAATGAGCAGCATGTAGAGCAGATCTCCGTACAACGGTAG
- a CDS encoding PorP/SprF family type IX secretion system membrane protein has protein sequence MKKNRIFFTAVVALILPLFSSAQDIHFSQLSETPLLLNPAMAGLAHDFMAVINYKDQWRSVTNNPFKTFNVSTDAAFMKKSNGSHAGVGLDFFSDRAGDGAMGTTTGQIHLSGVLAISDNSLLSAGIYGGFGQRSLSYDKFYWDNQYVGGALDLNAPSMEPTTFSNRTYADMGAGLAWFYGKGHATISSNDQRTMNAGFSVQHINQPVYSFYGNTDKRLPMKMVAHGNADIGLKNYSLILEPGYIIMIQGGHHEINTGMLVKYIMQEASHYTGRKNPAAFVLGGYYRFGDALNIVTAYELNTLRIGFSYDVNLSNLTVASKSRGGFELSLRYMMTNTGDNKNKGFFN, from the coding sequence ATGAAAAAGAACCGGATATTTTTCACTGCTGTTGTTGCGTTGATCCTCCCTTTATTTTCCAGCGCACAGGACATTCACTTTTCGCAATTGTCGGAAACACCATTGTTGCTGAATCCGGCGATGGCGGGACTTGCACATGATTTTATGGCGGTCATTAATTACAAAGATCAGTGGAGAAGTGTGACGAACAATCCTTTCAAAACTTTTAATGTGAGTACGGATGCCGCATTTATGAAAAAATCAAATGGAAGCCATGCCGGGGTCGGCCTCGATTTTTTCTCTGACCGTGCCGGAGATGGAGCGATGGGAACAACAACAGGACAGATTCATTTATCAGGTGTACTCGCAATAAGCGATAATAGTTTATTGTCGGCAGGTATTTATGGAGGATTCGGACAGCGTAGTTTGAGTTATGATAAATTCTATTGGGACAATCAATACGTTGGCGGCGCTCTCGATCTCAATGCGCCTTCGATGGAGCCCACTACTTTTTCCAATCGCACGTATGCTGATATGGGCGCAGGACTCGCATGGTTTTACGGCAAAGGCCACGCAACAATAAGCTCAAATGATCAGCGAACCATGAATGCAGGATTTTCAGTGCAGCACATCAATCAGCCCGTTTACTCTTTTTATGGGAATACTGATAAACGATTGCCAATGAAAATGGTCGCGCACGGAAATGCTGACATCGGTTTGAAAAATTACAGCCTGATACTTGAACCGGGATATATTATTATGATACAAGGCGGGCACCATGAAATAAATACCGGAATGCTCGTGAAGTATATTATGCAGGAAGCCTCTCATTACACCGGTAGAAAAAATCCTGCTGCATTTGTTCTCGGTGGATATTATCGTTTCGGTGATGCATTGAATATTGTAACTGCTTATGAATTGAATACACTTCGTATTGGATTCAGTTATGATGTTAACTTATCAAACCTGACTGTAGCAAGTAAATCGAGGGGCGGATTTGAATTATCCCTCAGATATATGATGACAAACACCGGCGATAATAAGAACAAGGGATTCTTTAATTGA